The following is a genomic window from Strix aluco isolate bStrAlu1 chromosome 3, bStrAlu1.hap1, whole genome shotgun sequence.
TTTTgtctgttcctgctgctttgcCTACTGGAAGTCAAACAGTACTACTTGGTTTCTGACATAACTGATTACTATGGAAATTATTACCATGTCATAAACAGAGGATTTCATGTGTCGAATGTGCGGCAGGAACGTAGACGATTCTGTAAGGGGAAGGTTCCTGGTAgtaaggaaaaagggaagagaaatgcagaaacTACACGATGCCTGTGCAAAATCCATTGTTGCAGATTCTTTTTCAGAAGGGATAACCTGCAAGAGCATGGGGATCAAGcagtttgctggggttttttggtttaaaatgcaTAAGAAGATAACTGTGAACTTGTGCTtcgaaataattattttattttgactcCAGCAGTTGGCACTGGCCAAAGTGATTTCCGAGGGCATTCGATGTATGTCCCAGATCACTGTTCCACGCTAGGGAGACTAGACAGCTATCGCTCTGCTATGCAGCGCTCTGAAACCAAGGACACCAGCTGCCAGACGGAGGAAGTTAAAGTTGTGCCCCCTTCAATGAGAAGAATACGAGCGCAGAAAGGACAAGGCATTGCAGCCCAGATGTCTCAGTTCTCCAGCTCATCTGGAAACATGTCAGTGATGAGTGATTCTGCTGCAGTTATATTTGCTTCTCGCCAAAATAGTGACATAGGTTTTCACAGCTTGCCTCGGGCTGGTGCAAGAGTGTCTCTGCAGTCCCTAGAGCAGACACAGAGCATCTCTAGACAGACAGAAGACGTCGCTGGCACTTTACCCCACCAGATAAGTAAATTGCAAGTGGATGATAGTGTTGTGCATCTGAGGAATAATCCCACGCCAGGGACCCTGTCGAGGCCAAAGTCTCAAGAGGTGAGAAGCTACGATAATGAAAAGTCCGCAAGCCCAGCATGTGTGGTCTCTCCGCATGCCACCTACTCAACGAGCATCATACCCAATGCAACACTGTCATCCTCCTCAGAAGTTATTGTTATTCATACTGCCCAGAGTGTTGGATCGTTGGATAGTAAAATTACCAGCTCCACTGCCTACCCAAAGCCAAGAGACAATTTTGTTGCTAGCAGTGCAGTAAGCGGTAAAGAAGATCACCATTCTTCAAGCGGTAACTGGAGTGAGAGTAGTTCCACACGTCACTCACAGACTTCAGATACCATCCCATCTAATACCGTCATGATGCTTTCTCTTGGTGACTCTGCTGTCTCTCTTAGCACTCCTGGAAATGCAGAGGGTGGGTCTCAGAGCATGAGCTATAGCTGTAGGAACAATCTTGCTTTACCAACCCCTTCCCAGGACAGTGATGGTAGGAGTGAATCCAGCTACTCAGGGGAGCAAGCACAAGCAGCAGTAAACAGCACAGAGCACTGGCTGTACAAGTCTGCAGAAAGCAGTGAGACTGCTTCATGCAAGGTGGTTTGTACCACACCAGGCTGTGCCACTCCCGGCAGcaacctcagcagcagcagcctggagaggacTTCGGTCAGGGATGATTCTACTTCTTTGTATTCTATGGACCATGATGGTTATTACGGTTCCATGCATATGGACTCTGGACTGAAGTCAGACATGCCATGCAATAGTGCTAACGGTTTTGGGAACCCCAGGGACAGCGTGGTAAATGTCtttgaaggaaaggagaagaaacatcAGGATGACCAGTCAGGCAAAGGTGACAAATCCCTTGCAAGAAACATCTCTCTGAAGAAGGCAAAGAAGCCACCTTTGCCACCATCCAGAACCGACTCACTCAGAAGGATGCCCAAGAAAAAAGCCCAGTCCAATGGACAGGTACTTGATGAAACCCTCATTGCCACCCTCCAGCATTCTCTGCAGCTGAATCTCAAGTGCAAAAATGGCAGCTCCCCTTCCCAGAGCCCCTGCAGTGATTATGAGGATCCCTGGGTGTTGCGCTCCCGCAGCCAGAGCTCAGTCAGTGCAAGCAGCAGCATGATGTCCACTACTGCCCCAAACCTGTACTCCATCTGCACAGTCACTCCCTCTCAGAGTGAAACAAGTAGCATCAAGTCGGAGTACGCTGACCAGTGGGGTTACTACAGTGACTATGCCGCAGTGGCAGATGACCAGGTAAAATCTCCAGTGACCCATTCTGCCAGTACATCATCAGCTCTCAGTGATTACAGCATCAGCCACTTCAGTGATGGCTCAAGGGCTTCTGTGCCACAAGTGCCCAGTGGACTGGCCAAACCAAAGAGCACTTCTCCGGAGAAATCCCACCGAGTCACATCGCCATCGAGCGGGTACTCCAGCCAGTCCAATACACCCACTGCGCTTACTCCAGtgcctgtatttttaaaacctgcATCATCAGGAAATGGGAAATCTAAGCTGAAGCCTAAAGTGCCTGAAAGGAAATCCTCTCTTCTGTCTTCAGTCTCCATGTCTTCATCCTccacttctctttcttcaaaTACATCTACTGAAGGGACTGTGAGTGTGAAGAAATTGGACCCCACCCTGAGCTCTCCTCCGGattctggagcacctcctccaccacctcctctTCCAACACCTCCGCTGCATTGCCCCAaactttctcctccccttccccctcctcctcctccagcagaagTAATGGATCTGTCACCATTGCCAGCCTCTCCCACGTTCCCCCCTCCTCCGCCAGAAGCTGATGTAAATTCTTCCTTTGCCCAGACTGTCCCATGGTTTCCACAAGAAGCCTCCATCAATTCGTTCTCTtcccctgttcctcctcctcctactTTCCCCTTAGCTgtcccaccaccagcaccacctcTTGATCCCAAGCTAACAAAAGGTGCAACAATATGCCCACAGTATTCTTTTAAGAAACGTAACCAGGAAGATTCTTGCTACAGTCCAGTGAAACAACCACTCAACAAGCAAGATGCATCAAGACCTGTGATGCCCTTAGTAACTACCAAAGCATTGCAAATGGTGCAGCTGAGGTCTGTGAAAAAAGTGACAGAGGGTGAGCCATCACCTGAATCTGCTTCTGAAACCACGTCTCAGGAAAAGGGTAGTGTAAATACATCATCGCAGTCTTCCCTACAGCCATCTCTCTCACTAAGACTCAGTAGCAGCTTAGGCGAAGAGGAAATGAAAACTCAAGGCACTTCATTTAAAAACTCGGTTCAAACACTGGCTCGGGGTTCTCCTCTCATTCTCTCTGATAACATACCTGCGCTTGACAGCGATCAAAAGCCTGCGAGTGCGGTAGGTCTAAGCAAGCCTTTTGAATCTGATGCACTGGGGACAGCTGCTGAAGACACACCTGAGTCTTCAGTGCAGAGTGAAGACCTCCATTCTGGCATGTCACTTCAGGGGTCACCAGCATCTCCTGACAAGACTCAGGTCATACTGCCAAGCAAGAAACCACCTCCTATTTCAAAGAAACCCAAACTGTTCCTTGTTGTACCACCTCCACAGTTAGATCTTACAGTGGAGAAAATAGCTGAAGTGAGTGATACTGTCAGAAGCACATCAAGCCCAACTAAGAGAGACGCTGTGCTTGCACACTGCGAGGAGGCGAGAAATTGTCTTACAGATGGACTCAGTTCTAGCGAGATGGACTCTGGCAGCCTGGTTCCTGAGGGAGGAGCTGCCGGATTCACCTTCTCTGAGACAGTGGGAGCTAATGCCTTTGTGGTACAGCCTGCTGCATCACCAGTTCAAGAAGAAcccaggcaggaggagcagtCCGCTTTTGATGAGGGAAGCAGTTCAGGCAGCAGCCAAGACAGCGGCAGTAACACTGACGGGCACCTCTCTCAAGAGAACGAAAGTGGTGAGTctcttttctctgcctcttcttcaGATACAACAGTAGCTATTTTAAAGAAGCTGGGGAGTGAGAGTAGCAATCCTAGCATTCAGGTGGGCTTCTGTAGAGAAAAGAACCTCTTGCAATAGTTGTAACTAAAAGCCTAAAGAAAGTTGCAGGGAtccaattaatattttatgagATTTCTTATAATTTCTTTCTGACTTCTCATTATTGCAGACATGGAAAGAGAATGATGCTTTGTTTAACTGTGCTAGGATTAAATCATGCTATGAAAACATGGTTAGCTTTGTTAATTTTGATTTTCTATTTTAGTGGAAGCCATACAAATTTTCTTTGAGTGTTGTTCTCCGCCTGTGTGTGTGAGCAAGCATAGGCATTTCGTGCACGGCAGTTTCCTAAGCAGGCGTTGTTCTGAAATCACAATAATGACAACAGTGCACTCACTCATCTCTTGGATGCTTTGCCTTAGAGGCGGCGAGGGCTGGTTTCAGGATTATATTCCTGTTGGGTTCCCATGATGGACTGACAGTATCATTCATTCTCTCTGCATAGTGGAGGTATTTGAATCGGATACAGCAAATAGTTCGTTCCTGCCGAGCAATAGTTATGGGGAAGAGACGGACGGAGTGGCAACACCAGCGAGACCAAGGACTACTGAGGATCTTTTTGCAGCCATTCACAGGTACTGCAGAAATTGCCCTTCCCATACTGTCAGGTCCAGTAGTTCTCTCAAAAATTAATTAACAGTGTTTTTACTAAAACATCCAATTACAACAGTCATTGCTTTAACAGAAAGCACACATTTATCAACTTTCTACTAAGGCTATGTATgaaaaagataaggaaaataacttgtgttttattgttttacaaatatatttaatcCATTCTGAACTAAAAGCTACCAGATTAAATCAATGTAGATTATATTCTAAATATCCTGCCCCTTAAAATACAAGTTACGTCTAGTATTTATTGTACTGTTCTCAATCTGCCATATTAACTCTactgttgctttttctgtgtatctttctgttttcattctccttcTCCATCTCTTTTTTACTCTCTTCGCTGCTTATATGGTGCAGTTTGGGACAGAGGCTCAACGCTAATGCTTCATGGCAAGCGTGGCTGAAACTGGCAAGTAACGCAACATGTCAGTCATATGGCAAAACATATGGCAAACGCTGGATTATTGTTTGCCATAATCCAGCCTGAGGTCGGGTGTTTTGTGTCAAACTGGTTCATGAATGAAATGTGCAATACTGGCTCTATTATTAATGACATTATTCATTtcccttaaaaacaaaatcatcCTGAATAGGCAACTAGATTTTTGTGCTGTTCACGTTGGGttgtcaaaaaaataaagaaaagaaaaaaagcttaaaaccacaaaatgaaACGTGTGCACCATTTAAACAGTACACACAGAAGACCATTACCACTCTCTGAACTACTGAGCTTGCTTTTAGGCTAGAATTGATGTAGTGGTAGTGCCATCTTGTGGCTTTGTCTCTTACTTCAAAATGTAGAGGGGCGGTCTCTTCTAACTGGTCACAGAAAGTGCCTGGCAGCATCCATATAGGTTTATCTAGGTGTTCAGTCAGTTTGTGCATCTGTGCCTGAGTTCTGCATCAGGAGTACTGAGGGACAGGAAAATCCTGTTCTGAGAACgtggctgggagctgggaaaCTGCAGCACTTGGGATGCAAatgctattttttcatttttgaaacaaTTCTGTTTCAGATGTTGcaaaaattacatatatatgaTACTGACTTTTTATAATTTATGGTTACCCCTTAGGACTTCGTCTGTAGGAGCTGTTCTAAAAATGGTCTGTTGCATTCATGTTGCATGGCACTCACTAGGACTGCGACAAATCTGTTTTTAGAATGAAATGTCCTGGGCAGTAGCGTTTCTCCATTATGTATGCAGATAGAGAGTGgatctctgtgtgtatgtacatacgTGTAATTCATGAGTTTATGGGGAAATGGACAATGGAACTGGATGTGACATAGTTAAAACTGCTTGACACATTTGTTATTAAGACCTTGCTTTTGCTGGCTTTAGACTTGAACCGCTACCTTCCTTGGTtgttaattaataaaaaaagttttggttttccCCCCACTATTTCTAAAAGGTATGATTTCAGTGATTGGCACTCTTGAATATGTGCTTTGGAGTAAGACAAGAAATTTAACAGTATGCACGTTAAGGGCAGGAAGAACAATCTAAGTTTAAGTCACAGGTTTGTTTGAATATATACCCTATCTCTGTCTGAAAAGCCACCAAAACCAAATTTGATTCTTAAGTTTCTGCCATGATTCATACATGCTGAGAAAAGCTGGTTAGATGCTGACAGCAAACTGCTCTGCACTGCATTCGCAGTCTTACTGATTTACTTCAAGCCAGGATAACTAAGTTTTTCCCTGCAGATCTTTGCAATTGAATTTCGCTTTCTGTTTATTTGGAATTTAATTTGGGTTTTGGCAGCAGTAGAAGCCCAGCATTGCAGTGCTTAAAGATACATGTAGGCAGCCAAAACCCTAATGAAGGGAACTCTTTTCCCTGTAAGTAATGCACACACATGTTCGCATACAGACTCACAGAGCATCCAAGCACCAAATGCACTTGCTGCCTGCAGTACTGACACACAGTTAAATCTAGACAAGGTTCTTATGTTTGCCACTACTGAAGTCATCATTTTATCCCTGTGCTATCTTCTGGTGTCCATTCATCCTCAGGCTGAATGTATGTCGATATTCTTGCAGGAAGGCAGgtagaggcagcagcagctgtaaaGAGCAGTGATCTATGCCTAAACTTCACCGCTTAAGAGAGACAGGATCACTCCAAAGTCTTGGCAGATTTTATGGCAATGTCTGTTGCTGCCACCTACTCAGCAGATGGATCCTGctactctgttttctgtttttttaattgtcagtAGGCTGCAATGCATAAAGACATTTGAGCTTGCCTTGGCAAAATCTCAAGGCCTTTAAGAAAGGACAGCTGAAGATCAGTGATGTTAAGTAGAAACCTGTTTTACAAGGGGAACGGTCTGTATTGAACACACGCTTGATAAAAATTAGTATGGAATTATAGCATGATAATCTTGTATTTGTAACAAGTCTACTGACTTGTTTTAAACTTTTGCCAAAATAGCGTATGTAAAATTACCTTTATATAATCTTTTTGAATTAATTCTTGCTTGGCCTGCAAAGAAGTAAAGCAGCTTTGCTACAGATGCCGGGCATgtaatacatttctttctttaagtTTTCTAATAATGTGAAAATAGGGCAATAGAAGTCCAATTTCCACTTATTCCCAGTTCCATGATTgtttcttagttttgtttttgttatccCTGCACTTTACACTTCAATTAAGAAATTGAAACCCACTCTGCCTTTTCATTTGGAAAGATAACTTTTGCATCAGGAGTTTGTCTCTCCTTCATTTAGTTGAAGAGTTGCAATGACAGAGCACCAACATAACTGTGGATTTTGTCTGTGCATCTTAATAGAAGCTGGAAAACTCAGTTTTCACTGCTCATGTAATATTTAGGTTggggaggggatttttttttttaaaaagtcatttaagCCACATGTAACCATTCTGGATCCCTTCACTCCATCTTAACTTCAGCAGCAGTGCATTCAATATCCTTTTCTAAAGGCAAGTGCACTAAACTACACTTCTAATTCTCTAGAGAGCATCAAATGAaataagaaaccaaaacaaaacagaacaaccCAACATACTCTGGATGACATATTTTTAATCAAGTCCCCAGAGTAACAGGCAAATGGCATTGAGTATAGTCTTTATAATGCATTAGTCTTAGCGGTTGAATACTGACTCCAGAAAACCTGATTCACTAAAGTAGCTAATGTGTTTTGGACATCAGTATTGCCAGTTTTAGTAGTTTCATTGTTCcagatttgcagaaaaagaacaataaaCTTAGCTTATACCTCCAATACCTGCATTAATGCTTGTACGGTTTTGGTGGTGTTCTTACTCATGCTTTAGATTTAGATTACTTCTCCCTTACCCCTCTCTCTGCTGTAGCTTAATTCATTGTCATCCCTCTAAGCGAAATTTAATTGGGGGAGGTAAAAAGTTTCAATTTTCATTTGgtcctctttttttgttgtttttcaaactCAGATCCAAAAGGAAAGTCCTTGGCCGTAAAGATTCTGAAGACGACCGTACCCGCAACCATTCTCCGTCGCCCCCCGTAACTCCCACTGGTGCTTCCCCAACCTTAGCTACCCTCAAACAAGCTGGATCTATTCAGAGAAGTGTTCGCAAGAGCAGCACCAGCAACGACAACTTCAAGGCTCTGCTGCTGAAGAAAGGCAGCCGCTGTGACACCAGTTCCCGCATGTCTGCGGCAGAGATGTTGAAGAACACGGACCCGCGGTTCCACCGGACAAAGACAGATGCCTCCCCTGACCTTTCCGACAGCCCTACCAGCTGCTCACCCAGCAAGAGCAAACGGGCCCAGGAAGAGTGGGCCAAGAGTGAGGGCCTGATGCCAAGGAGCATGTCCTTCTCTGGCACTAGGTATGGGCGGTCACGAACACCcccctctgctgccagcagcaagtACAATGTCCGCAACCGCATCCAGAGCAGCCCCATGACCGTCATTAGTGAAGGAGATGGGGAGGTGGTGGAACAGTCAGAGGGCAGGGTCCGAAGGACTTTGGAAGAACAGCAAGAGAGGCAGCTTGATATGTTTAACAGTGATGAACTGGACATGAATGACTTTCCATATGCTGAGGAGGCAGGCTGCAAGGAGACCTTGGATCCAACCCATCTAGACTTAATGACTCAACCAGGTACTTCAAGGAAGTATCTAAGCCCTTCAGCTGAAGAAAGTTAAAAGGCAGTGACAAAAGGCATTGGATATTAGTCTAGAAAATGACAGAGGACTAGATTCCAGAAGAAAGCCCAGACCAGGACAAGTTTACTTTGCTGAGCATTTATTCCATGaactgcatgtgtgtgtttaaatGCTAAAGCAATGATTGTTCTGCATGGTTGGGTTGGGGTGGGGAGGACTTGCTTTGAATGGGTGGTCTGTGGCTTAAAGAAAGTTAACAGTTGAATTTTTTGTAAAGCCTTAGAAGTCctcttggggggtgggggggagtttTCTCAGAGCCTGTAGGGGtgtgaagtttttctttttctcgaGACTGCAATTGTGCAAGCAAAATTTAGGAATAAGCCTGAAAAAGGAATGGGAAGGCTCCTGTGGTACAAGCTGGACATTTGCTTCAGAAGCTTTGTAGTGGTGCAGCGTAGTGCATTTGTTAAGCAGGGAGAGGCACGATGAGGCACATTCACCTGTGAGAAGGTCGTAGGGGTGGTGCTGGGGTTACATGGCTTATTACTGGGGTATGCCCCAGTGTTCGATGAAGCACGTCCTGCTAGAGCAATTAGGTCACCGGGTTGTGGATTGGTCCAGggtacttttttgtttttttcctgagggaaaaTGAAATACGTAGTTAATGTGGAAAAGGGAGCCGAGTTTTATAACACACTACTAGCTGCTATGCAGCCACACACGTACGCTTGATGAAACGCTCATTTCCAAGTGAAGTGCTTCCTTGACTAGAGTATTCCCTTAGAGAACTGGAACAACTGGATGTGTGTGGAGGATGTGAACGGTCAACAGGAAAGTGGGAGAGGAATTAAGCAGTGTACTGCCAGAGTTTGGAAGGGTTACGTTTCTGAATTAGAAAGCAAAATTTAACTTTGAGAACTTGCACTACAGAGCTGTAGGTGGAGCCTGTCTTTCAAAATTGAAACTTGGGAGTTGTGTTTTGCCAGAAATCTTTCTTCCATTTGTCAAAATGGGAAGATTATTACTTTTCATCACTTGAAATACAGATACT
Proteins encoded in this region:
- the NHSL1 gene encoding NHS-like protein 1 isoform X13 is translated as MRQQAQAVQTDVVPINVTGENFDRQASIRRSLIYTDTVVRRPKKVKRRKTITGIPDNIQKELAVGTGQSDFRGHSMYVPDHCSTLGRLDSYRSAMQRSETKDTSCQTEEVKVVPPSMRRIRAQKGQGIAAQMSQFSSSSGNMSVMSDSAAVIFASRQNSDIGFHSLPRAGARVSLQSLEQTQSISRQTEDVAGTLPHQISKLQVDDSVVHLRNNPTPGTLSRPKSQEVRSYDNEKSASPACVVSPHATYSTSIIPNATLSSSSEVIVIHTAQSVGSLDSKITSSTAYPKPRDNFVASSAVSGKEDHHSSSGNWSESSSTRHSQTSDTIPSNTVMMLSLGDSAVSLSTPGNAEGGSQSMSYSCRNNLALPTPSQDSDGRSESSYSGEQAQAAVNSTEHWLYKSAESSETASCKVVCTTPGCATPGSNLSSSSLERTSVRDDSTSLYSMDHDGYYGSMHMDSGLKSDMPCNSANGFGNPRDSVVNVFEGKEKKHQDDQSGKGDKSLARNISLKKAKKPPLPPSRTDSLRRMPKKKAQSNGQVLDETLIATLQHSLQLNLKCKNGSSPSQSPCSDYEDPWVLRSRSQSSVSASSSMMSTTAPNLYSICTVTPSQSETSSIKSEYADQWGYYSDYAAVADDQVKSPVTHSASTSSALSDYSISHFSDGSRASVPQVPSGLAKPKSTSPEKSHRVTSPSSGYSSQSNTPTALTPVPVFLKPASSGNGKSKLKPKVPERKSSLLSSVSMSSSSTSLSSNTSTEGTVSVKKLDPTLSSPPDSGAPPPPPPLPTPPLHCPKLSPPLPPPPPPAEVMDLSPLPASPTFPPPPPEADVNSSFAQTVPWFPQEASINSFSSPVPPPPTFPLAVPPPAPPLDPKLTKGATICPQYSFKKRNQEDSCYSPVKQPLNKQDASRPVMPLVTTKALQMVQLRSVKKVTEGEPSPESASETTSQEKGSVNTSSQSSLQPSLSLRLSSSLGEEEMKTQGTSFKNSVQTLARGSPLILSDNIPALDSDQKPASAVGLSKPFESDALGTAAEDTPESSVQSEDLHSGMSLQGSPASPDKTQVILPSKKPPPISKKPKLFLVVPPPQLDLTVEKIAEVSDTVRSTSSPTKRDAVLAHCEEARNCLTDGLSSSEMDSGSLVPEGGAAGFTFSETVGANAFVVQPAASPVQEEPRQEEQSAFDEGSSSGSSQDSGSNTDGHLSQENESVEVFESDTANSSFLPSNSYGEETDGVATPARPRTTEDLFAAIHRSKRKVLGRKDSEDDRTRNHSPSPPVTPTGASPTLATLKQAGSIQRSVRKSSTSNDNFKALLLKKGSRCDTSSRMSAAEMLKNTDPRFHRTKTDASPDLSDSPTSCSPSKSKRAQEEWAKSEGLMPRSMSFSGTRYGRSRTPPSAASSKYNVRNRIQSSPMTVISEGDGEVVEQSEGRVRRTLEEQQERQLDMFNSDELDMNDFPYAEEAGCKETLDPTHLDLMTQPGTSRKYLSPSAEES
- the NHSL1 gene encoding NHS-like protein 1 isoform X10; amino-acid sequence: MVVFINTKLKSLMKLFKRKTVSNLDEESRWTVHYTAPWHQQENVFLPSSRPPCVEDLHRQAKLNLKSVLRECDKLRRDGYRSSQYYSQGPTFSSSSSAICGSYQDDYEEIEQKCPVSSPEEEKLITIKRPKTPVSNELSDINTQTNWTKSLPLPTPEEKMRQQAQAVQTDVVPINVTGENFDRQASIRRSLIYTDTVVRRPKKVKRRKTITGIPDNIQKELAVGTGQSDFRGHSMYVPDHCSTLGRLDSYRSAMQRSETKDTSCQTEEVKVVPPSMRRIRAQKGQGIAAQMSQFSSSSGNMSVMSDSAAVIFASRQNSDIGFHSLPRAGARVSLQSLEQTQSISRQTEDVAGTLPHQISKLQVDDSVVHLRNNPTPGTLSRPKSQEVRSYDNEKSASPACVVSPHATYSTSIIPNATLSSSSEVIVIHTAQSVGSLDSKITSSTAYPKPRDNFVASSAVSGKEDHHSSSGNWSESSSTRHSQTSDTIPSNTVMMLSLGDSAVSLSTPGNAEGGSQSMSYSCRNNLALPTPSQDSDGRSESSYSGEQAQAAVNSTEHWLYKSAESSETASCKVVCTTPGCATPGSNLSSSSLERTSVRDDSTSLYSMDHDGYYGSMHMDSGLKSDMPCNSANGFGNPRDSVVNVFEGKEKKHQDDQSGKGDKSLARNISLKKAKKPPLPPSRTDSLRRMPKKKAQSNGQVLDETLIATLQHSLQLNLKCKNGSSPSQSPCSDYEDPWVLRSRSQSSVSASSSMMSTTAPNLYSICTVTPSQSETSSIKSEYADQWGYYSDYAAVADDQVKSPVTHSASTSSALSDYSISHFSDGSRASVPQVPSGLAKPKSTSPEKSHRVTSPSSGYSSQSNTPTALTPVPVFLKPASSGNGKSKLKPKVPERKSSLLSSVSMSSSSTSLSSNTSTEGTVSVKKLDPTLSSPPDSGAPPPPPPLPTPPLHCPKLSPPLPPPPPPAEVMDLSPLPASPTFPPPPPEADVNSSFAQTVPWFPQEASINSFSSPVPPPPTFPLAVPPPAPPLDPKLTKGATICPQYSFKKRNQEDSCYSPVKQPLNKQDASRPVMPLVTTKALQMVQLRSVKKVTEGEPSPESASETTSQEKGSVNTSSQSSLQPSLSLRLSSSLGEEEMKTQGTSFKNSVQTLARGSPLILSDNIPALDSDQKPASAVGLSKPFESDALGTAAEDTPESSVQSEDLHSGMSLQGSPASPDKTQVILPSKKPPPISKKPKLFLVVPPPQLDLTVEKIAEVSDTVRSTSSPTKRDAVLAHCEEARNCLTDGLSSSEMDSGSLVPEGGAAGFTFSETVGANAFVVQPAASPVQEEPRQEEQSAFDEGSSSGSSQDSGSNTDGHLSQENESVEVFESDTANSSFLPSNSYGEETDGVATPARPRTTEDLFAAIHRSKRKVLGRKDSEDDRTRNHSPSPPVTPTGASPTLATLKQAGSIQRSVRKSSTSNDNFKALLLKKGSRCDTSSRMSAAEMLKNTDPRFHRTKTDASPDLSDSPTSCSPSKSKRAQEEWAKSEGLMPRSMSFSGTRYGRSRTPPSAASSKYNVRNRIQSSPMTVISEGDGEVVEQSEGRVRRTLEEQQERQLDMFNSDELDMNDFPYAEEAGCKETLDPTHLDLMTQPGTSRKYLSPSAEES
- the NHSL1 gene encoding NHS-like protein 1 isoform X2, coding for MPFPLRTLEPLKLCRLEEAGGDGAERGGPAPGDHAGAAEGGGGRRRGAVPLFGALEQVSSYALVSLLMQLSDLSRCAGDIFGGILSEADSLCHRNARLQRRLGALEALLARLDHRKVKIPVSNLDEESRWTVHYTAPWHQQENVFLPSSRPPCVEDLHRQAKLNLKSVLRECDKLRRDGYRSSQYYSQGPTFSSSSSAICGSYQDDYEEIEQKCPVSSPEEEKLITIKRPKTPVSNELSDINTQTNWTKSLPLPTPEEKMRQQAQAVQTDVVPINVTGENFDRQASIRRSLIYTDTVVRRPKKVKRRKTITGIPDNIQKELAVGTGQSDFRGHSMYVPDHCSTLGRLDSYRSAMQRSETKDTSCQTEEVKVVPPSMRRIRAQKGQGIAAQMSQFSSSSGNMSVMSDSAAVIFASRQNSDIGFHSLPRAGARVSLQSLEQTQSISRQTEDVAGTLPHQISKLQVDDSVVHLRNNPTPGTLSRPKSQEVRSYDNEKSASPACVVSPHATYSTSIIPNATLSSSSEVIVIHTAQSVGSLDSKITSSTAYPKPRDNFVASSAVSGKEDHHSSSGNWSESSSTRHSQTSDTIPSNTVMMLSLGDSAVSLSTPGNAEGGSQSMSYSCRNNLALPTPSQDSDGRSESSYSGEQAQAAVNSTEHWLYKSAESSETASCKVVCTTPGCATPGSNLSSSSLERTSVRDDSTSLYSMDHDGYYGSMHMDSGLKSDMPCNSANGFGNPRDSVVNVFEGKEKKHQDDQSGKGDKSLARNISLKKAKKPPLPPSRTDSLRRMPKKKAQSNGQVLDETLIATLQHSLQLNLKCKNGSSPSQSPCSDYEDPWVLRSRSQSSVSASSSMMSTTAPNLYSICTVTPSQSETSSIKSEYADQWGYYSDYAAVADDQVKSPVTHSASTSSALSDYSISHFSDGSRASVPQVPSGLAKPKSTSPEKSHRVTSPSSGYSSQSNTPTALTPVPVFLKPASSGNGKSKLKPKVPERKSSLLSSVSMSSSSTSLSSNTSTEGTVSVKKLDPTLSSPPDSGAPPPPPPLPTPPLHCPKLSPPLPPPPPPAEVMDLSPLPASPTFPPPPPEADVNSSFAQTVPWFPQEASINSFSSPVPPPPTFPLAVPPPAPPLDPKLTKGATICPQYSFKKRNQEDSCYSPVKQPLNKQDASRPVMPLVTTKALQMVQLRSVKKVTEGEPSPESASETTSQEKGSVNTSSQSSLQPSLSLRLSSSLGEEEMKTQGTSFKNSVQTLARGSPLILSDNIPALDSDQKPASAVGLSKPFESDALGTAAEDTPESSVQSEDLHSGMSLQGSPASPDKTQVILPSKKPPPISKKPKLFLVVPPPQLDLTVEKIAEVSDTVRSTSSPTKRDAVLAHCEEARNCLTDGLSSSEMDSGSLVPEGGAAGFTFSETVGANAFVVQPAASPVQEEPRQEEQSAFDEGSSSGSSQDSGSNTDGHLSQENESVEVFESDTANSSFLPSNSYGEETDGVATPARPRTTEDLFAAIHRSKRKVLGRKDSEDDRTRNHSPSPPVTPTGASPTLATLKQAGSIQRSVRKSSTSNDNFKALLLKKGSRCDTSSRMSAAEMLKNTDPRFHRTKTDASPDLSDSPTSCSPSKSKRAQEEWAKSEGLMPRSMSFSGTRYGRSRTPPSAASSKYNVRNRIQSSPMTVISEGDGEVVEQSEGRVRRTLEEQQERQLDMFNSDELDMNDFPYAEEAGCKETLDPTHLDLMTQPGTSRKYLSPSAEES